In a single window of the Oculatellaceae cyanobacterium genome:
- a CDS encoding TIGR01777 family oxidoreductase, with amino-acid sequence MKIAITGATGFVGTRLVERLQSEGHQLIVFSRSASKAQKVFPASAFPNLEVVAYTPTESGAWQQTISGCDAVVNLAGEPIAEGRWTPEQKQKIIQSRQLGTQKIVEAIAQANPKPAVLVNASAIGYYGTSETATYEETSSAGNDFLAEVCQTWETEAEKVKQTGTRLVIIRLGIVLGKGGALGKMLPIFQIFAGGTIGSGQQWVSWVHRDDVVNLIMLALQQPQVEGILNATAPKPVRMNEFCQTLGEVLHRPSWLPVPSFAIEVLLGEAAKVVLEGQEVLPKKTLSSGFEYKFPTLKPAIEEILS; translated from the coding sequence ATGAAAATAGCTATTACTGGAGCAACCGGATTTGTTGGTACTCGTTTAGTAGAGCGTTTGCAGAGTGAAGGACATCAACTAATAGTTTTTAGCCGTAGTGCCAGCAAAGCACAAAAAGTTTTTCCAGCTTCAGCATTTCCTAATTTAGAAGTAGTTGCCTATACCCCCACTGAATCAGGCGCTTGGCAACAGACAATTTCTGGCTGTGATGCAGTAGTAAATTTAGCAGGGGAACCCATTGCTGAGGGACGTTGGACACCCGAACAAAAACAAAAGATTATTCAAAGTCGTCAATTGGGGACTCAAAAGATTGTCGAAGCGATCGCCCAAGCTAACCCCAAACCTGCTGTATTAGTCAATGCTTCAGCAATTGGATACTACGGTACTAGCGAAACTGCTACCTATGAAGAAACCAGCAGTGCGGGTAATGATTTTTTGGCTGAAGTTTGTCAAACTTGGGAAACAGAAGCCGAAAAAGTTAAACAAACTGGCACTCGACTGGTAATTATCAGATTAGGGATTGTTTTAGGCAAAGGGGGAGCGTTAGGGAAAATGCTTCCCATCTTCCAAATATTTGCTGGTGGTACTATTGGTAGCGGACAGCAGTGGGTGTCTTGGGTGCATCGAGACGATGTTGTTAACTTAATTATGCTTGCACTCCAACAACCTCAAGTAGAAGGTATTTTGAATGCTACTGCCCCCAAACCTGTACGGATGAACGAATTTTGTCAAACATTGGGGGAAGTCTTACACCGTCCGTCGTGGTTACCTGTTCCTAGCTTTGCAATAGAAGTGTTGTTAGGAGAAGCAGCTAAGGTTGTTTTGGAAGGTCAAGAAGTTTTACCTAAAAAAACTTTGTCTTCTGGCTTTGAATATAAATTTCCGACTCTCAAACCAGCAATTGAGGAAATTTTGAGCTAA
- a CDS encoding serine/threonine-protein kinase has translation MKPIYCSKGHENSAGSRFCQQCGEQLILPSANSLAVGSVLGDRYQIIRELGHGGFGRTYLAQDRNRFNEFCVLKEFAPQVQGSYALQKAEELFEREAGVLYKLQHPQIPHFREMFRYNTNGTGYLFLVQDFVDGQNYKALLEARKRQGLKFTEPEATQLLLQILPVLDYIHSMGVIHRDISPDNLMLRSSDGLPVLIDFGGVKQIAATIESQYNQGAIANAPTLMPTRLGKVGYAPTEQMQRGIVFPHSDLYALAVTVLVLLTGKEPQQLINQQTATWDWSKDVSLSPTLNSVLTKMLQPILGDRFQSAQEVLQALNFPQLPLNYPTTQLPISAPAPQVVTEATMAVSPNPAGQQYSQPQNYHQPANSPVVIPASTSQPSSNFLNIFGKIVLVCFILAIAGGIGWLAGNVWINSNSNQGKITPSPDPTISPSASPTVDEPQPISPQFTPEERQRKQALQQRRTQVGINSNFYVSAVNQAFWSKYPSQRGRNLGNGTDDEQWRERWDKIAADLLDKLEQANLSAEARGGMGNYSSGDRDRWKLAVNQLRLSSRALYDLTDAKYLSIFSEYSANTLKLNFDNFLNQPVGQIWQAVMFDQVKALQSGTTLERIIFDPGTTSKTLSNSLKPGQSKAYIAQLTQAQLMEVQLQDGGKTLLSIYSPTGKTPILADSREKSWSGTLPESGYYEIVIVSNSSKATDYQLNLTVKNPEPEPTTPTPEPSPSESPN, from the coding sequence ATGAAGCCCATATATTGCAGCAAAGGACACGAAAATTCTGCTGGTAGCCGCTTTTGTCAGCAGTGTGGCGAACAGTTGATTCTGCCCAGTGCCAACAGTTTAGCAGTTGGGTCTGTATTAGGCGATCGCTATCAGATTATACGCGAACTCGGACACGGTGGCTTTGGACGCACCTATCTAGCGCAAGACCGTAACCGTTTTAATGAATTTTGTGTATTAAAAGAATTTGCCCCCCAAGTGCAAGGTAGCTACGCTTTACAAAAAGCGGAGGAATTATTTGAACGGGAAGCGGGAGTACTGTATAAGCTACAACATCCGCAGATTCCCCATTTTAGGGAGATGTTTCGGTATAACACTAATGGCACTGGGTACTTATTTTTAGTACAAGATTTTGTAGATGGGCAAAATTATAAGGCGCTGTTAGAAGCACGTAAGCGTCAAGGTTTAAAATTTACCGAACCAGAAGCAACCCAATTATTACTACAAATTCTCCCAGTATTAGATTACATCCACTCTATGGGAGTAATTCACCGTGATATTTCTCCAGATAACTTGATGCTGCGTAGTTCAGATGGGCTACCTGTATTGATTGATTTTGGCGGAGTTAAACAAATTGCTGCAACGATTGAATCTCAATATAATCAAGGTGCGATCGCGAATGCACCCACTTTAATGCCTACCCGACTAGGTAAAGTAGGATATGCCCCAACAGAGCAAATGCAAAGAGGAATAGTATTTCCTCACAGTGATTTGTATGCTTTGGCAGTAACAGTTTTAGTATTATTAACAGGGAAAGAACCTCAACAATTAATTAACCAGCAAACAGCTACTTGGGATTGGTCAAAAGATGTCAGCCTTAGCCCTACTTTAAATAGTGTGCTGACTAAAATGCTACAGCCAATTTTAGGCGATCGCTTTCAATCTGCACAAGAAGTCCTACAAGCCCTCAATTTTCCTCAACTGCCTCTTAACTACCCTACTACTCAATTACCAATCTCAGCACCAGCGCCACAAGTAGTAACAGAAGCTACAATGGCTGTTTCCCCTAACCCAGCAGGACAACAATATTCGCAGCCTCAAAACTATCACCAGCCAGCTAATTCCCCCGTTGTCATACCAGCATCAACATCACAACCAAGTAGTAATTTTTTAAACATATTCGGAAAAATTGTATTGGTATGCTTTATTCTGGCTATTGCAGGTGGAATTGGCTGGTTAGCTGGTAACGTTTGGATAAATTCCAACTCAAATCAAGGAAAAATTACCCCATCACCTGATCCAACTATTTCACCCAGTGCTTCTCCCACTGTGGATGAACCACAACCAATATCGCCACAGTTTACACCGGAAGAAAGACAGCGCAAGCAAGCACTACAGCAACGCCGTACTCAAGTAGGTATTAATAGTAACTTTTATGTCAGCGCAGTTAATCAAGCATTTTGGAGCAAATATCCTAGCCAGCGAGGTAGAAATTTAGGCAACGGTACAGATGATGAACAATGGCGGGAACGTTGGGATAAAATTGCTGCTGACTTGCTCGATAAATTAGAACAAGCGAACTTGAGTGCAGAAGCACGTGGGGGTATGGGTAATTATAGTAGTGGCGATCGCGATCGCTGGAAACTTGCAGTCAATCAATTACGCCTCAGCAGTCGCGCCCTCTATGATTTAACTGACGCTAAATATTTATCTATCTTTTCAGAATATTCTGCTAATACACTTAAACTCAATTTTGATAATTTCCTCAATCAACCCGTAGGTCAAATTTGGCAAGCAGTCATGTTTGATCAAGTGAAAGCCTTACAGTCTGGAACCACCCTCGAAAGAATTATCTTTGACCCAGGCACTACTAGCAAAACTCTTAGTAACAGCCTAAAACCAGGACAAAGCAAAGCTTATATTGCCCAGCTAACCCAAGCTCAACTAATGGAAGTGCAGCTGCAAGACGGCGGTAAAACTTTATTATCAATTTATAGCCCAACTGGGAAAACGCCCATCCTTGCAGATTCACGGGAAAAAAGTTGGTCTGGAACCCTACCTGAATCTGGTTACTACGAGATAGTAATAGTTTCTAACAGTTCAAAAGCAACTGATTATCAACTCAACCTTACTGTTAAAAATCCAGAACCAGAACCTACCACCCCCACACCTGAACCATCCCCATCAGAATCACCCAATTAG
- a CDS encoding CopG family transcriptional regulator produces the protein MKAEEFDQKFDDGEDVLEYLDFSTLRRPGLETKQVNVDFPQWMVEALDREAQRLGLHRQAVIKFWIAERLDAS, from the coding sequence ATGAAAGCTGAAGAATTCGATCAGAAGTTTGATGATGGGGAAGATGTCTTGGAATATTTAGATTTTTCAACACTGCGTCGCCCAGGGTTAGAAACTAAACAGGTTAATGTTGATTTTCCTCAGTGGATGGTGGAGGCATTAGACAGGGAAGCTCAACGTTTAGGTCTACATCGTCAAGCTGTGATTAAATTTTGGATTGCGGAACGCTTGGATGCAAGTTAG
- a CDS encoding BrnT family toxin, which yields MQFEYDSVKSQNNKSKHGIDFEEAQLLWNDPLRVEIQARSTTEPRSIVIGKIGDKHWSAIITNRGEAIRIISVRRARENEEEIYES from the coding sequence GTGCAGTTTGAATACGATTCCGTAAAAAGTCAGAACAATAAGTCCAAGCATGGAATTGATTTTGAAGAAGCACAACTGCTTTGGAATGACCCTCTGCGAGTAGAGATACAAGCACGTTCAACTACAGAACCTCGCTCAATAGTGATTGGTAAGATAGGAGATAAGCATTGGTCAGCAATTATTACCAATCGAGGCGAAGCCATAAGAATCATTTCAGTACGAAGAGCGCGGGAGAATGAGGAGGAAATTTATGAAAGCTGA
- the lpdA gene encoding dihydrolipoyl dehydrogenase produces the protein MSQTFDYDLLIIGAGVGGHGAALHAVNCGLKTAIVEAADMGGTCVNRGCIPSKALLAASGRVRELRNAHHLKALGIQVSGVEFERQGIADHANNLVSKIRGDLTNSLKRLGVDIIQGRGKVAGTQKVSVVTSTGEKTFTAKDIIISSGSIPWVPPGIEVDGKTVFTSDDAIKLETLPEWVAIIGSGYIGLEFSDVYTALGCEVTMIEALDQLMPGFDRDIAKLAERVLISPRDIETKVSTLASKVTPGSPVVIELSNAKTKEVIDVIEVDACLVATGRIPDTKDLGLEAVGVETDRRGFIPVNDQMAVLSGGEVVPHLWAIGDATGKMMLAHAASAQGVVAVENMCGRERTVDYHSIPAAAFTHPEISFVGMTETAAKELGAAEGFEVGAVRSYFKGNSKAIAEGESDGIAKVIYRKDTGVVLGAHIMGLHASDLIHEASQAIAGRQSVNNLAYVVHAHPTLSEVLDEAYKRALTV, from the coding sequence GTGAGTCAGACATTTGACTACGATTTATTAATTATCGGCGCAGGTGTGGGCGGACATGGGGCTGCTCTTCATGCTGTCAACTGTGGGCTGAAAACCGCCATCGTCGAAGCAGCAGATATGGGTGGAACGTGCGTTAATCGTGGTTGCATTCCCTCAAAAGCTTTATTAGCAGCATCGGGGCGGGTACGGGAGTTGCGTAATGCTCATCACCTCAAAGCATTAGGCATTCAAGTGAGTGGTGTGGAGTTTGAGCGACAAGGAATTGCAGATCACGCTAATAACCTTGTGAGCAAAATTCGCGGGGATTTAACCAATAGCCTGAAAAGATTAGGGGTTGATATTATCCAAGGCAGAGGTAAGGTAGCTGGAACGCAAAAAGTTAGTGTTGTTACTAGCACAGGGGAGAAAACTTTCACTGCTAAGGATATTATTATTTCCTCTGGCTCGATTCCTTGGGTTCCGCCTGGGATTGAAGTTGATGGAAAAACTGTATTTACCAGTGATGATGCGATCAAACTAGAAACACTGCCTGAGTGGGTGGCTATTATTGGTAGTGGTTACATTGGTTTAGAATTTTCTGATGTTTACACTGCCTTGGGTTGTGAAGTCACAATGATTGAGGCTTTAGACCAATTAATGCCAGGGTTTGACCGAGATATTGCGAAGTTGGCAGAAAGAGTGTTAATTTCCCCTCGTGATATTGAAACTAAAGTTAGCACTTTAGCCAGTAAGGTAACGCCAGGTTCGCCAGTAGTAATTGAACTGAGTAATGCTAAAACTAAAGAAGTTATCGACGTGATTGAAGTCGATGCTTGTTTAGTGGCAACAGGTAGGATTCCTGATACTAAGGATTTGGGATTAGAAGCTGTTGGAGTAGAAACAGACAGACGCGGCTTTATTCCGGTAAACGACCAGATGGCAGTATTATCTGGTGGTGAGGTTGTACCGCATTTGTGGGCAATTGGGGATGCTACAGGCAAGATGATGTTAGCTCACGCGGCTTCTGCTCAAGGTGTTGTGGCAGTAGAAAATATGTGTGGGCGTGAACGTACTGTTGATTATCACAGCATTCCGGCAGCAGCTTTTACTCATCCAGAAATTAGCTTTGTGGGGATGACGGAAACAGCAGCTAAAGAGTTGGGTGCAGCCGAAGGTTTTGAAGTTGGGGCAGTGCGGAGTTACTTTAAGGGTAATTCTAAGGCGATCGCAGAAGGTGAATCTGATGGTATTGCCAAGGTAATATATCGCAAAGATACAGGTGTTGTGCTGGGCGCTCATATTATGGGATTGCACGCTTCAGATTTAATTCATGAAGCATCTCAGGCGATCGCGGGGCGGCAGTCTGTCAACAATTTAGCTTATGTGGTTCACGCT